The Paracoccus sp. MA DNA segment TGACCGGGCAGGCGATCAGGACAGGCAGCAACGCCAGACAGGCCACAGGAAGCAGCCCGACCGGCGCGAGATGGCTGCACCATAGCATAAAAATCGCGCCGGTTCAAAGGTTCGCTGCAAAGCGGCACCGGTCCTGCCTGAAGAGAAATAATCGTTGAAAAACAGCCACTCGGCAACCCGTTCCCCGGCAGAACCGGTGCGTGACCCTAGGCGAATCACCTGCGCCCCGTCACAGTTCCGGCTTACCGGCTCCGGCCTTTTCTCGCCAGCGCAGCACCAGACAAAAGCGGCTTATGATGCGCGATCAGCACAGTCGTTAGCTTTGCGAACGAACGGCCGCAAACCAACGGGACCGCTGGTCTCAATCGCCCTCGCCCGGGGCTTCCGAGAAGTATTTCTCAAGCTTGCCGGGCTGGCCGTCCATCTCCTGATAGCCGGGCATCGGGTCCTTCTTGCGGGTGATCACCGGCCAGGACTCGGCATATTTGCGGTTGAACTCGACCCATTTCTCCATGTCGGGTTCGGTATCGGGGCGAATCGCATCGGCCGGACATTCCGGTTCGCAGACGCCGCAATCGATGCATTCATCGGGATGGATGACCAGCGTGTTCTCGCCTTCATAGAAACAGTCCACGGGACACACCTCGACGCAGTCGGTGTATTTGCACATGATGCAGTTTTCGGTGACGACATAGGTCATGGCGCGATATTCCTGTTTCCTGATCGGCTAGTTACGCCCGCCGCCGCCATCATTCAAGGCCGCCGCGGGCGAAAAGACGGCGATGCGGCCCGCGCCGGGCCGGCCCGGGACGGCGTTCCGCCGCCGGGGCGCGGCGC contains these protein-coding regions:
- the fdxA gene encoding ferredoxin FdxA produces the protein MTYVVTENCIMCKYTDCVEVCPVDCFYEGENTLVIHPDECIDCGVCEPECPADAIRPDTEPDMEKWVEFNRKYAESWPVITRKKDPMPGYQEMDGQPGKLEKYFSEAPGEGD